TTCCTGCTGCGCGGCACCAAAAACAGCCTCGTAGCCGATATCTCGGCCGCGGCCCGAGCCGCCGGCATTCCGGTGCAGTTGGTGCCCAGCGAGAAGCTTGACGGCCTCACCCGCAAGAACCACCAGGGCGCAGTCGCCTTTGTGTCGCCGATTGACTACGCCCCGCTCGACAGCATTGTCTCCGGCTTGTTTGAGGAAGGCAAAGTTCCCTTCCTGCTGCTGCTCGACCGCATCACCGACGTGCGCAACTTCGGCGCCATTGCCCGCACGGCCGAGTGCCTGGGTGTGCAGGCCATTGTGGTGCCCGGCCGCGGCGCGGCCCAAATCAACGGCGACGCCCTGAAAACGTCCGCCGGCGCCTTGAACATCCTACCTGTCTGCCGTGAAAACAACCTGCAGGAAACCATCAAGTATCTCCAGCAATCGGGCGTGACGGTAGTGGCCTGTACCGAGAAAGCCGACGAAGCCGTAGGCAGCGCCGAGGTAGATTTCACCGGCCCCGTAGCCGTGCTCATGGGCTCGGAAGAAGACGGTATCTCGCCGGAACTGCTGCGCTTGGCCGATGTAAAGCTGAAAGTGCCCATGGCCGGCCAAATCCAGTCTCTGAACGTGAGCGTGGCCGCTGGCATCATGCTGTTTGAGGTGGCACGCCAGCGTGTGAACGCGGCGTAGCCGTGCTGACTCGCTAGTCATTGCGAGCGGAGCGAAGCAATCCATCTTGGTCTCATCGACCAGCGCTGATATGTGATAAGCCAGTTCTTTTCTGATTACGCGATTTCTCAAAAAAAGCCCCGACTCATTGTTGAGCCGGGGCTTTTCACATTATTAAGTTGGTCGCTGAGACCAGGACGGATTGCTTCGTCGTGCCTCCTCGCAATGACAGGCGGCTAGTTATACCCCGCGCCCTTCTTGGCTTTCACGTCCGCTACGAATTCCTTCACGCGCTGCTCTTCGCTGCGCTTGCAAATCAGCAGCACGTTGTCGTACTCGGCCACGATGTAATCTTCCAGCCCCTGCACGACGACCAGGCGCTCCGGCGGGGTCTTGATGACGCAGCCGGTGGTATCGTAGAGCAGCACGTCGCCGTTAATCATATTACCGTGCTCGTCGTGGTGGCCGATGCGATGCAGCGAGTCCCAGGTGCCCACGTCGCTCCAGCCAAAATCCGCCGGCAAAACATACACGTTGTCGGCCTTTTCCATCACCCCGTAGTCGATGCTGATGTTGCGGCAGCGCGAATACGCCTGGCTGATAAAGTCTTCTTCCTGGGCCGTGCCCAATTTGTCAGCTCCTTCTTCAAATACCTCGGCAATGTCGCTCAGGTAGTGGTGGAAGGCCCCGATGATGACATCGGCGCGCCACACAAACAGCCCAGAATTCCAAAGGAAATCACCGCTCTCCACAAACATGCGGGCCAGCTCCAGGTTCGGCTTTTCGGTGAAGGTTTTGACCTTGTGCAGTTGGCCGCCGGGCAGCGACTGCTCGTCCATGTACTGGATGTAGCCGTAGCCCGTGTCGGGCCGCGAGGGCTGAATGCCGAGGGTGATGAGTACGTCGTTGGCGCGGGCTGCTTCCACGGCCAGGCGCATGAGCCGACGGAACTCGTCTTCGCGCAGCACGGCGTGGTCGGCCGGCGTCACGATGATGGTGGCCTGCGGGTCGCGCTTGGCAATGCGGTAGCTGGCGTAGGCAATGCAGGGGGCCGTGTTGCGGCCAATGGGCTCGCCCAGAATCTGGTCGGCAGGCAGCTCCGGCAGGTGCTCCTGCACCAGCTGCGTGTAGTCGCGGTTGGTCACAACGAACACGTTTTCGGGCGGGCAGATGCCGGCAAACCGGTCGACGGTAAGCTGGAGCATGGACCGCCCAACGCCTAAAACATCATGAAATTGCTTGGGGTGGCTGGTGCGGCTAAAAGGCCAGAACCGGCTGCCAATGCCGCCGGCCATTACAACGAGATAAGTAGAATTCATTAAAACAAAGGTAAGGGGTAGTGGAATCCGCAGCCCGCTAGCGAGAGCGCGAAGCTTCAGCTCAACAATGTCGCCCAGCGGGGTGCCAGGCCCCAGCGCCTGTTACACCAGTCCTTCGCGCAGCAAATCGTGCAAGTGAATAAAGCCGGCAAACTGCCCCTCTTCCGTCACGACCAGCTGCGTGATGTTGCGCTGCTGCATGCGGGCCAGGGCTTCGGCCGCGAAGTCTTCGACGTCTATAGTGGCCGGGCTGGGGGTGAGGATGTCGCGGGCCTTCAGGCTTTCCAGGTCGGAGAAGCTGCCGAGCATGCGGCGCAAGTCGCCGTCGGTAATGATGCCGGCGAGCTGGCCGGCGGCAGTAAGTACAGCGGTGGCGCCGAGGCGCTTGCCGGAAATCTCCAGCAGCACGTCTTTTAGGGGCGCGTCGTCGACTACCTGGGGCCGCTGGTTTTGGCGGCTCAAGTCGCCTACTTTCAGGTAGAGGCGCTTGCCGAGGGTGCCGCCGGGGTGCAGGCGCGCAAAGTCGGCAGCGGTGAACTGGCGGCTTTCCAACAGGCACACGGCCAGCGCGTCGCCCAGGGCCAGGGCGGCGGTGGTGCTGGTGGTGGGGGCCAGGTTGTTGGGGCAGGCTTCTTTTAGCACGGGGGCGTGCAGGATAAAATTGGCCTGCTGGCCCAGGTAAGAGTCGGCGTTGCTCACCAGGGCCGCCAGCGGCACGCCCTTGCGGCGCAACAGTGGCACCAGCACCTTGATTTCGGGCGTGTCGCCACTTTTGCTGATGGCCACCACAAAGTCTTCGGGTTGAATCATGCCCAGGTCGCCGTGAATGGCATCGGCGGCGTGCATGAACAGGGCGGGCGTGCCGGTGCTGTTGAGCGTAGCCACGATTTTGCCGGCGATGTGGGCGCTTTTACCAATACCCGTGACCACCACGCGGCCTTTCAGCTGCAGAATGGCCTGCACGCAGTTCACAAAATCGGGCGTGGCCGAGAGCGCTGCGGCGACGTCGTGGAGGGCTGCGGCCTCCTCATGGAGCACCTGGCGGGCAATGGCCAGCACGTCGGCAGCGAGGGGGGCAGCGCCAGTAGCGGTGAGGTTAGCGGGTTGGGAAGCGGACATGGCGAAGCAGAGAATGACGCTGCAAAATTCGACAAAAGAAGCTAAGCCGGTGCCGCAGCTAGTGGAGCAGCTTATCAAACAAAAGAATATACGATTGGGGCCCGAGGTACCTCAAAAAAGCCTATTCTCTGGCCGGAAGCTAGAACAAGCTGTTCATCTGGCATTTGCTTTCCACCGAACGAGATGGCGACAGTTGCGTGTTACGGTTTTGTTTTCCACAATTCACGAAAAACACCATTTTTCACGTTTAAAAACTAGCCTCGTGCTTATCTTCGTTAAGAACCGCGTCTCTACACGCCTTCCACCTGAGTTTACGTCCTATGTCATCAGTTGCCCTCCAAGAATCCCCGGCGCAAATCGCCGATTTGAAACATACACTTAAAGAAGTATTTGGCTATGGCCAGTTTCGGGGCACGCAGGAGGCTGTTATTCAAAACGTTTTAGCGGGCCACAACACGTTTGTGATTATGCCCACCGGCGCGGGTAAAAGCCTGTGCTACCAGTTGCCGGCCCTGGTGGTGCCGGGCACGGCCATCGTCATCTCGCCGCTCATCGCCCTGATGAAAAACCAGGTCGACCAATTGGCCGCTTTCGGGGTCAATGCCCAGGTGTACAATTCGACGCTGACCAAGACGGAAATGAACCGGGTGAAGAAGGACGTCATGAACGGCGACGTCCGCCTGCTCTACGTAGCCCCGGAAAGTCTTACCAAGGACGACACCATCGAGTTCCTGCTCAAGTCGACCATCAGCTTCGTGGCCATCGACGAGGCCCACTGCATCTCGGAGTGGGGCCACGACTTCCGGCCCGAGTACCGCAAGATTCGCGGCATTATCGATAACCTGGGCGGCAACGTGCCCATCATCGCCCTCACGGCCACGGCCACGCCCAAAGTGCAGCTGGACATCCAGAAGAACCTGCAGATGGACGATGCCTCGGTGTTCAAAACCAGCTTCAACCGCACCAACCTCTACTACGAGGTGCGGGCCAAGCACAACACCAAGAAGCAGCTGATTCAGTACGTGAAGCAGCACAAGGGCAAGGCCGGCATCATTTACTGCCTGAGCCGCAAGAAGGTGGAGGAAATTGCCGAGCTGTTGCGCGTGAACGACGTGCGCGCCCGCCCCTACCATGCCGGCCTCGACCAGCAGGTTCGTATTGACAACCAGGATGCTTTCCTCAACGAGGAGTGCGACGTCATCGTGGCCACCATCGCCTTCGGCATGGGCATCGACAAGCCCGACGTGCGCTTTGTGGTGCACTTCGACGCGCCCAAGAGCATTGAGGGCTACTACCAGGAAACCGGCCGCGGCGGCCGCGATGGCCTGGAAGGCAACTGCCTGATGTTCTACAGCTACGACGACATTCTGAAGCTGGAGAAATTCAGCAAGGATAAGCCCGTAACCGAGCGCGACAACGCCCACCAGCTGCTGGCCGAAATGACCAACTACGCCGAGTCGTCGGTGTGCCGGCGGCGGCAGCTGCTGCACTACTTCGGCGAAGTGCTCGAAAAGGATTGCGGCTTCTGCGATAACTGCAAGCACCCCAAGGAGCGGTTTGAGGGCGAAGCGGCCGTGGGCCTGGCCCTGCGCGCCGTGGTGCAAACCGAGGCGCGCTTCAACCTCACCCACATCGGGCAGGTGCTGCTGGGCCTGAGCAACCCGCACATTGAGAGCTACGCCCACAACGCGCTGCCGGTGTACGGCCAGGGCAAGGAGCTAGGCGACGCGCAATTCTGGCACTCGGTGCTGCGCCAG
This region of Hymenobacter sedentarius genomic DNA includes:
- a CDS encoding mannose-1-phosphate guanylyltransferase, translating into MNSTYLVVMAGGIGSRFWPFSRTSHPKQFHDVLGVGRSMLQLTVDRFAGICPPENVFVVTNRDYTQLVQEHLPELPADQILGEPIGRNTAPCIAYASYRIAKRDPQATIIVTPADHAVLREDEFRRLMRLAVEAARANDVLITLGIQPSRPDTGYGYIQYMDEQSLPGGQLHKVKTFTEKPNLELARMFVESGDFLWNSGLFVWRADVIIGAFHHYLSDIAEVFEEGADKLGTAQEEDFISQAYSRCRNISIDYGVMEKADNVYVLPADFGWSDVGTWDSLHRIGHHDEHGNMINGDVLLYDTTGCVIKTPPERLVVVQGLEDYIVAEYDNVLLICKRSEEQRVKEFVADVKAKKGAGYN
- the recQ gene encoding DNA helicase RecQ; translated protein: MSSVALQESPAQIADLKHTLKEVFGYGQFRGTQEAVIQNVLAGHNTFVIMPTGAGKSLCYQLPALVVPGTAIVISPLIALMKNQVDQLAAFGVNAQVYNSTLTKTEMNRVKKDVMNGDVRLLYVAPESLTKDDTIEFLLKSTISFVAIDEAHCISEWGHDFRPEYRKIRGIIDNLGGNVPIIALTATATPKVQLDIQKNLQMDDASVFKTSFNRTNLYYEVRAKHNTKKQLIQYVKQHKGKAGIIYCLSRKKVEEIAELLRVNDVRARPYHAGLDQQVRIDNQDAFLNEECDVIVATIAFGMGIDKPDVRFVVHFDAPKSIEGYYQETGRGGRDGLEGNCLMFYSYDDILKLEKFSKDKPVTERDNAHQLLAEMTNYAESSVCRRRQLLHYFGEVLEKDCGFCDNCKHPKERFEGEAAVGLALRAVVQTEARFNLTHIGQVLLGLSNPHIESYAHNALPVYGQGKELGDAQFWHSVLRQCLLNGFLEKDIDSIGLVRITEKGLDFIENPFSITLTIDHNFDAEQKADEEKEEVQHAAGHDEALFVQLKELRKQVAKQKNLPPYVLFQDPSLKEMATTYPTTLHDLTHVSGVGQGKAQKFGAPFVAAIKKYVEDNDIETAEDVVVKSAVNRSKIKIYIIQQIDKKMMLEDIASSKGIGMAELMEEIEHICYSGTRLNLDYYLNEMVEEDRQEEIYDYFMTASTDNIAAAMKEMGDDFTEEELRLVRIKFISEVAN
- the rlmB gene encoding 23S rRNA (guanosine(2251)-2'-O)-methyltransferase RlmB yields the protein MENPTDRPDRPERPNRPVAGRRFYDGANRPVTPKQFRPDRGGSEFDDRPARPRGRGGSDNRDEAAGDRTGRSDRGESRPPFRERNGEGSNDRPRYENRPAADRSIDMLFGLRPILEALSAGRTLEKIFLLRGTKNSLVADISAAARAAGIPVQLVPSEKLDGLTRKNHQGAVAFVSPIDYAPLDSIVSGLFEEGKVPFLLLLDRITDVRNFGAIARTAECLGVQAIVVPGRGAAQINGDALKTSAGALNILPVCRENNLQETIKYLQQSGVTVVACTEKADEAVGSAEVDFTGPVAVLMGSEEDGISPELLRLADVKLKVPMAGQIQSLNVSVAAGIMLFEVARQRVNAA
- a CDS encoding KpsF/GutQ family sugar-phosphate isomerase, with protein sequence MSASQPANLTATGAAPLAADVLAIARQVLHEEAAALHDVAAALSATPDFVNCVQAILQLKGRVVVTGIGKSAHIAGKIVATLNSTGTPALFMHAADAIHGDLGMIQPEDFVVAISKSGDTPEIKVLVPLLRRKGVPLAALVSNADSYLGQQANFILHAPVLKEACPNNLAPTTSTTAALALGDALAVCLLESRQFTAADFARLHPGGTLGKRLYLKVGDLSRQNQRPQVVDDAPLKDVLLEISGKRLGATAVLTAAGQLAGIITDGDLRRMLGSFSDLESLKARDILTPSPATIDVEDFAAEALARMQQRNITQLVVTEEGQFAGFIHLHDLLREGLV